In Chloroflexota bacterium, one DNA window encodes the following:
- a CDS encoding 2TM domain-containing protein has product MTDPSPSDRAEAYRRATERVRARLGFAGHAVVWAAVAILLLLANIIATPDFIWFFWPVVFWMIALALHGWTVFGPGLPVIERWRRREAARELARMRRQDDE; this is encoded by the coding sequence ATGACCGACCCGTCACCTAGCGACCGCGCCGAGGCCTACCGCCGCGCGACCGAGCGCGTACGGGCGCGACTGGGATTCGCGGGGCACGCGGTGGTGTGGGCGGCCGTTGCCATCCTGCTGTTGCTCGCGAACATCATCGCGACTCCGGACTTCATCTGGTTTTTCTGGCCGGTGGTGTTCTGGATGATCGCGCTGGCGCTTCACGGATGGACCGTGTTCGGCCCCGGCTTGCCGGTGATCGAGCGCTGGCGCCGCCGCGAGGCCGCGCGCGAGCTCGCGCGCATGCGACGCCAGGATGACGAGTGA